The Primulina huaijiensis isolate GDHJ02 chromosome 18, ASM1229523v2, whole genome shotgun sequence DNA window GGTTGAAATCTGTAGTGTTCACCGAGGTAGAAAAATCTTGAGTTTCATGCTGCATGTTATGTTATTAACTATTTGAGTATATTAGTTTCATCTCATAAATCTCATTTATAGCTGTTTCCTGTGGGAGGGCTTAATTATTTCAGCTGTATATGTTGGTCTTACGTTTGTTTTAACCTTCAAAGGGGAGAGAAACGATAATTTTTATCTCTAATTTTTTccataagaaatatttttttttgtgtaatgCCTATTGAACATCTGGAAAGAGATGCTTTTGGATCCGCCTGAATTATCAAACTTTTATTGATCTGATTTTTAGCCAGGTTCGCTGTAAATTGGAAACTTCTAAATGCTCTTTTTTGACTTAAAATTTTGACTGGGGCAATTCACACGTGTTTTTTATTCCTTTCATAGAATCATATTAGTTGACGTGCTGTTGTAGTTAGCTGTTTACTACTCTTGTGTGCATTTCTACTAGTAAGTTTAggaattgacttttttttatagCCAATCTATCTGTGGGATTCCATGGCACACAAGCCACTGACatattatttttgaagtttcagaGATAAGGGATTGATCATTAACTTTTACTAATATTGGAAGTGTTCTCTGTGATTCCTGAccattttttttggaaaaccTTCTGTTACTTTTCAGCTTATATGTGCTTTTGTGGTGCGTTGCTCTGCATATGTACTGCATATGTTATTTGCATTGCATATAAAGGCACATTTTTTCGTACTTGTTCTTTGATGTTCAACATAAACTGttgatttaataataaaaaactaaaaaatttcttcttctaTGCAACAGAGTTCGACAGAAATGGATTTCTTCTCGGAATATGGTGATGCAAGCAGATATAAAATTCAGGAGGTCATAGGGAGAGGAAGCTATGGTGTTGTTTGCTCAGCAATCGATACTCATACTGGTGAAAAAGTGGCAATAAAGAAAATACGTGACATTTTTGAACACATTTCGGATGCTGCACGGATTCTTCGAGAGATAAAGCTTCTCAGGCTTCTGCGACACCCCGACATTGTTGATATTAAACACATTATGCTTCCACCTTCCAGAAGAGAATTCAAAGATATATATGTTGTTTTTGAGCTAATGGAATCTGATCTACATCAAGTCATCAAGGCTAATGATGATTTGACACGGGAACATTATCAGTTTTTCCTTTACCAATTGCTTCGTGCCCTTAAATACATCCATACAGGTGATTCCTTCtgctttttttcatttttctatgTATTCTCTCGTTGAAAATAATGGGAGATTGCAAGATATGACTGATTTCATGTCAGTGGTCATCCGCCAGTTCTGTATAATCTCGAGCTTCTACCATGACCAGTGTAAATGTgcataaaatttgattttctacAGAGAGATGATGCCAATATGTGTAGACTGATTTTGGTACTGTTCGGCAGTCTTGTTATACAATCTATGATTAAGGCCACTATTTGTGCATTGCTAGATTGTGAAGATTCTTGATGTTCAAGGTTTTTCCCTGCAGCTAATGTTTATCATCGAGATTTAAAACCGAAAAATATTCTGGCAAATGCAAATTGTAAACTCAAGATATGCGATTTTGGACTGGCAAGAGTTGCCTTTAGTGACACACCTACAACGATATTTTGGACGGTATGTAAATAAAAGTCTTTACTTACCCTCATTTCTGTTTGCTTGCTTCTatttttcaaaagtttgatGGCATCAAAAACAGGATTACGTTGCTACAAGATGGTATAGGGCTCCTGAATTGTGTGGCTCATTTTTCTCAAAGGTATAGTTCTACACTTTTCCCTGCTACCCAGTTGTTATTTTTTAGTCAAATGTCTCTGCATACTTTCGGGATTTGACTTATTTTTCATCAAGTGTATGATTCTCGCATTTCCATGTCAGTGTATTTCAGTTTTCTCTGATTTTGTTAAATTTGCAGTTTCCTTTCGAGGTTGTTTAAAGATCATTTTGGTAGTCCATAAAAACATGTTGATTCCTGAAATGGGATTTAAGTTGATGTGTTGATAACTATTTGCCAAGTTGTGAACCTTTTCATAGCATCATATAGTTTAAAATTGAGGGTCTTATGTATGAGTACAAATGTGCAGTAGACTTACAGTTGTCAGATAGATGGGAACAACTGAATTGTAAGTATGAATTTAAGTGGTTGgttgttttttaaaattctaatattAGTTCCACACCCTCATCCAGTAGTTAGTTCTCAGACATGCAGCTGTACATTTATAGGCTTGTTATTTATTGATGCTTTATAGCATTTACATTTCCACATTAATAAGTGCTGATATATCAAGGTTTCTGTTTGTATCTTTTTGTTCAGTATACTCCGGCTATTGACATATGGAGTATCGGCTGCATTTTTGCTGAAGTTTTGACTGGGAGGCCACTTTTTCCTGGGAAGAATGTTGTTCACCAACTGGATCTGATAACTGATCTTCTCGGCACACCTTCAATGGATACCATTTCTCGAGTATGCAACAGTGAAACTTGTTCAGTAGTGTCTTTAATATTACAAGTGTTTGACTAAAGCTTTGATTATCCAATCTGTTCATTGTTTTAAAATCTTGTTTCCTGTTTAAGGTGCGTAATGAAAAAGCTAGGAGATATCTTACAAGCATGAGGAAGAAGCAACCTGTTCCCTTTGCGCAGAAATTTGCAAATGCTGATCCTTTGGCCATTCGACTCTTGGAGAGGTTGCTTGCTTTTGATCCCAAGGACCGTCCAACTGCTGAAGAGGTTTGTTATGGCCTTAAGAactattttttcctttttaattccTTTGAAATTCAGGAGCCCTGGTTGTTTACCCCCAAAACAAAAGTACACCTGTTCTAGAACACTTCCCATTAATCCAGTTAAGACTTAAGAAGAAATATAATTTACGTTGTAATTTTCTATATAATCTTCAATTATCTAGGATACTTCTAAATGCTTGACCACTCGTTCTCTTTTATATGTTATGCTTTTGAAACCATGAAATTTCAGTGAccgaaaaatttaaatttcgtaAAACTTTGATAATTACCCAAGTAACACTTGAATTGACTATCCAACCAGAATATCATACAGTCAGTGATCTGCTGtctaaattcatatattttgaaAAGTAAAATGTTTTAATGTCTCAAAAAACACTAATTGCTACtgtttttcttcaaattaagaaattatagaACACAAGAAGATAGAAATATACAGAGTGCTAAAAAAAATTCTGTTAATTTTTACCCTTAATGAGTGGTTTCCTGGAGACAAAAAACATCATTAAATGTAGATGAAGCTATGAGAAAGGATGGGCCTTGTTTCATTCCTTTGACAATTGTGAAGAGATAGGATATAATTTTGGTTGCTAGCTTCATTGTCGTGATTACATGAGCTGTTGCTCCATGTGGCTCTGTCACTCACCTGATTCTCTGCCTTGGTATAAATCTACTTCTGGGGAATACCTTTTTCTGCCCTGCTGAAATTGACAGGATAGAAAGTACGAAGGAAAAGAAATGTGAGAACAGACAAGGGAGGAGGACATGATAAGTTATATTCAGAAATGGCCCATGAGAGAATTAGTGGCTTGGTAAATCCTATCCGGAGTTGTTCCAAGTCACACTTGgtgcaatttttttttggggTGAGGGGACCTTATCTGGAATGATAATAGAAAAATCTTGTCAAACCAGAAGCAAAAGGATGGTCATATCTGTTAGGTGATTCAAATAATTTACCTTGGACTTTCATTTGATCACTCCCATCCTTCATTCTTGGCCATTCATCTATCTACCATGATTCTAATTGTTTCTATAAGGGTTTTGAGATACGAATAATCTTTTTTGATGTATGATATccttttattgatatttttgtttttacaaatttttatttatttttctttttcaggcACTTGGTGATCCTTATTTTCAGGGGTTGGCCAAAGTTGAGAGAGAACCGTCTTGCCAGCCAATTTCGAAGATGGAATTCGAATTTGAGAGGCGAAGGGTGACAAAGGAGGATGTTCGAGAGTTAATATTCCGTGAGATATTAGAGTACCATCCTCAGCTGCTGAAGGATTACATTAATGGAATTGAGAGAACTAATTTTCTCTATCCCAGGTGATAACTCTCCTCTATTTTCCAACTCTCCTTGTTGTAGATGTTACTGATCTTGGAACATTAACCTTTATGTAGTGCTGTCGACCAATTTAAAAAGCAATTTGCGCATCTGGAAGAAAATGGTGGTAAAAGTGGACCGGTGATTCCACTTGACAGGAAGCATGTTTCTCTTCCTAGGTATATGCAGAACTTGGCCTTTTTGGCACTGTTTGTTTCTGTTCTGATATAAAAATCATTGAAAAGTGTCCTCCATGCACATATCCTGGTACATTTACTAGTGGTTACCTTCTAGGCTTCTACTCAGAATTTTTCTGAACCGGTAGCGTTTAGTTATTGCTGTTGATTTTACTCATTCTTGAGTTAGTGAGTTTCatctcaattaattatttataaacagTCCTTAATATGtttcttatatatttattatggtCCTTTATTACTTTTTTGTAGTAGGGTCCTTTCTGGTGCTTTCCATATGTTGGAGGCGATAATTATATAACCTGACTTGGGATTTTTGAACTGAATGAATCCACTGAATCGATCATAAGTATAGTTTTCTCCCACGTCATGGAACTTGGTGCAATTCTCTGACCAGTTAGTTAGACCCTCATGTGTGTCAAAGTGTCACCAACATAGCATGAGTATATCTCTATATTCTAAACTAATAGTTGACTTATCCTGACAAAATCATCCCACCTTATTATAATTCAGCTCATTTTACTTCCATAGAACTAACTGGTACCCATTGTATTGTAGTCTATCTGCGGTCATGTTTGGTCTTATATGTGCCAGACTTTTGTGCGGTTGTGCATTATCAATTCTGGTGATGATGCAGGTCTACTATTGTGCATTCGAATACAATTCCTCCTAAAGAACCATCGATCATTGCAAATGCAGTAGATAGACAAAATAGTGAAGAGTTATGTAGTTGGAACTCTAGAGAGCTTACCGGACTTCACAGTGGATCATCAAGAACCACACAACCACAACAGAGAATCACACAAGGTATTTTTGGTTTTTAAATACCAAAACTTCACCTATTGTTTTGTCCTGATTGAGTCATTCTTGTTTTATCAGTAGTATTAACCACTGCTTGTGAAATTTTTCGGCTCTTAGCTAAAACTGGGAAAGTTGCTGGTCCAGTTTTGCCTTACGAGAACGGGAGTGTCATCAAAGATACATATGATCCTAGAAAATTAGTTAGTAGTACAGTCCTTCCCAACCAACCTCCTCCGTTAACTTACTATTACCATAGAAACGGTACAGGAATGCCAGAAAGATCGGCTGCCAAGACACAGAGAGAACTACCATCATCACACAACAAACAAATACCAAACTGCAGCATGGCCTCCAAGTTAGCTCCCGATATTGCTATAAACGTAGATAGCAATCCATACTATATTGCTCGAGCAGGGGTGACTAAGGTGGACCATGTTGAGGATAGAGCTGTCATGATCGACACAAATCTGCTACAGTCGAAAGGTCAATACAGCGGGCTTGGTGTAGCTGCTGCGGCAGCAGCTGCTTCAAATATGGCTACCCACAGAAAAGTTGGTGGGATTCAGTATGGTATGGCAAGGATGTACTCATGAAAGGCTTATCATCATTTGAGCCGGCTGAGGATTTGTTGTCAGGGAGAACCATCTCCACTGTTTTTAGAGGATGTTTTGTGTACATTGTGGTTGCTGGTTGTGCATGGTGTACAGAAAGGGAAAACTTGGGTGCTTGCTGCTTAGTTTCCTTAAAAAGAAGACAGTTCTTCTTTAGTTATGGAGTTGGGAAAATTTTACTTGCTAGAGATAATCAGATAGCAACAATTATACCgtctcaaaatttatattttgtccAGTTTGATGCTATGTTATAACATCTCGCGATtcctttttctcaaaatttatattttgccCAGTTTACGTTTTCAtgttcatcatcatcatcatcagctATTATAAATTAGTTCGACGCATCGAAATGATAACAAATTAACAACTCTTCATCCATACAGCGGCAAGTCATTGTATACTAGTTTTTGTCGTTTAATATGTGCATTTACATGATTGATAATGCGACGAGAACATAAAATCTAGTATATAAGAACTTTTTTTACGTCTCACGAGTTAATTTTATGAGACTGATGTCTAACGTGATCTACGCAAAATGTTGCTTttatatcacattattataatttactgtaaaaatattattttttgttagtaatgttatgaaaaaaatggGGCGATATGTTCTGTTATTTTCACggtaaaaaatattgattaagtTGCTCCGTTCCATTTAACATATATCCATAAGTCTACTGTACAAGATTCCAATTAGGTCAGATGCATGATTCAATTTCAACCGATGGCCCACTAACAGAATGCCATATAAAAATTTGGGCTCCACACGACTTCGAATAATTCTTCtgattatattttaaagaaaattccAACCCTAAATTGCATCAGCTTTTGAGCTCAATCCTGGACGACGGTGAGTCCAAATTTTTACATTCCATCTTATTTCTAAC harbors:
- the LOC140964361 gene encoding mitogen-activated protein kinase 20-like isoform X1; its protein translation is MQPEHRKKSSTEMDFFSEYGDASRYKIQEVIGRGSYGVVCSAIDTHTGEKVAIKKIRDIFEHISDAARILREIKLLRLLRHPDIVDIKHIMLPPSRREFKDIYVVFELMESDLHQVIKANDDLTREHYQFFLYQLLRALKYIHTANVYHRDLKPKNILANANCKLKICDFGLARVAFSDTPTTIFWTDYVATRWYRAPELCGSFFSKYTPAIDIWSIGCIFAEVLTGRPLFPGKNVVHQLDLITDLLGTPSMDTISRVRNEKARRYLTSMRKKQPVPFAQKFANADPLAIRLLERLLAFDPKDRPTAEEALGDPYFQGLAKVEREPSCQPISKMEFEFERRRVTKEDVRELIFREILEYHPQLLKDYINGIERTNFLYPSAVDQFKKQFAHLEENGGKSGPVIPLDRKHVSLPRSTIVHSNTIPPKEPSIIANAVDRQNSEELCSWNSRELTGLHSGSSRTTQPQQRITQVVLTTACEIFRLLAKTGKVAGPVLPYENGSVIKDTYDPRKLVSSTVLPNQPPPLTYYYHRNGTGMPERSAAKTQRELPSSHNKQIPNCSMASKLAPDIAINVDSNPYYIARAGVTKVDHVEDRAVMIDTNLLQSKGQYSGLGVAAAAAAASNMATHRKVGGIQYGMARMYS
- the LOC140964361 gene encoding mitogen-activated protein kinase 20-like isoform X2; translated protein: MQPEHRKKSSTEMDFFSEYGDASRYKIQEVIGRGSYGVVCSAIDTHTGEKVAIKKIRDIFEHISDAARILREIKLLRLLRHPDIVDIKHIMLPPSRREFKDIYVVFELMESDLHQVIKANDDLTREHYQFFLYQLLRALKYIHTANVYHRDLKPKNILANANCKLKICDFGLARVAFSDTPTTIFWTDYVATRWYRAPELCGSFFSKYTPAIDIWSIGCIFAEVLTGRPLFPGKNVVHQLDLITDLLGTPSMDTISRVRNEKARRYLTSMRKKQPVPFAQKFANADPLAIRLLERLLAFDPKDRPTAEEALGDPYFQGLAKVEREPSCQPISKMEFEFERRRVTKEDVRELIFREILEYHPQLLKDYINGIERTNFLYPSAVDQFKKQFAHLEENGGKSGPVIPLDRKHVSLPRSTIVHSNTIPPKEPSIIANAVDRQNSEELCSWNSRELTGLHSGSSRTTQPQQRITQAKTGKVAGPVLPYENGSVIKDTYDPRKLVSSTVLPNQPPPLTYYYHRNGTGMPERSAAKTQRELPSSHNKQIPNCSMASKLAPDIAINVDSNPYYIARAGVTKVDHVEDRAVMIDTNLLQSKGQYSGLGVAAAAAAASNMATHRKVGGIQYGMARMYS